The Geodermatophilaceae bacterium NBWT11 genome has a segment encoding these proteins:
- a CDS encoding TetR/AcrR family transcriptional regulator has product MGRWAPDARGRLMQAAMELYVEHGYDRTTTADIAERAGLTERTYFRHFADKREVLFDSTGELEALVVAAVVAAPADEAPLPAVAAGLHAGGLLLDSFGADARRRAAVVTSHPELRERELQKMAALARAVAGALGERGVAEPAATLAAETGVTVFRLAFDRWAGDPAGPDLPRVITELLAQLRAVATD; this is encoded by the coding sequence ATGGGTCGCTGGGCACCGGACGCGCGCGGGCGGCTCATGCAGGCTGCGATGGAGCTCTACGTCGAGCACGGCTACGACCGGACGACGACGGCCGACATCGCCGAGCGGGCCGGGTTGACCGAGCGGACCTACTTCCGGCACTTCGCCGACAAGCGCGAGGTGCTCTTCGACAGCACCGGCGAGCTCGAGGCCCTGGTGGTCGCCGCGGTGGTCGCCGCACCCGCGGACGAGGCGCCGTTGCCGGCGGTCGCCGCCGGGCTGCACGCCGGGGGGCTGCTGCTGGACTCCTTCGGCGCGGACGCCCGCCGGCGCGCCGCCGTCGTCACCTCCCACCCCGAGCTGCGCGAGCGCGAGCTGCAGAAGATGGCGGCGCTGGCCCGTGCCGTCGCCGGGGCGCTGGGGGAGCGCGGTGTCGCCGAACCGGCTGCCACGCTGGCCGCCGAGACCGGCGTGACGGTCTTCCGGCTGGCCTTCGACCGGTGGGCGGGCGACCCGGCCGGCCCCGACCTGCCCCGGGTCATCACCGAGCTCCTCGCCCAGCTGCGCGCCGTCGCCACCGACTGA
- a CDS encoding ABC transporter substrate-binding protein produces MTRRTRTRSAAIAVVAAVALTACGGGSDSSSAGGGSSEPVMGGDLTIARAADAISMDKTTTFDNNSIYVMQQMMQPLFTVSEDGSTVEPLLATGYEVSEDQLTYTITLRDDVTFSNGDPLTAEDVKFSLDENTATGADGWGFVNAAIDTVEAVDDQTVSITVKYPWAPLIADLSIFANAIIPADYDGQTAEQFYEAPVGTGPFVWDEWQRGQYLTLTANDSYWGEDGPYLDSVTWTVVPDANTRKLQLQGGQIDIDDTPDWSSFESLSTTPGVTATAFPSTRMDYIAFNQQVEPFQDVHVRRAIAFAIDRESMVDAVLYGNGEPANSLLSPGTPYYDESVEGPTFDLDEARAEMAQSSVPDGFSTSLLIASGDPNQASVAQIMQSQLAELGIDMEIRQLEPTANKQARLASDFDMTISAWTMDIPDPDQWTSFAVDPEGGSHSAFTYWDDPAVIELNQQAQREIDEGTRQDLYTQIQEQAGESAFLAYLYYSPYAYAMTDAVQGFQVTPLGNYPLAEVYKTE; encoded by the coding sequence ATGACACGCAGAACCCGAACCAGGTCCGCCGCGATCGCCGTCGTCGCGGCCGTCGCGCTCACCGCCTGCGGGGGCGGGAGCGACAGCTCCAGCGCCGGCGGCGGCAGCTCCGAGCCGGTCATGGGGGGTGACCTGACCATCGCCCGTGCCGCGGACGCCATCTCGATGGACAAGACGACGACGTTCGACAACAACTCGATCTACGTGATGCAGCAGATGATGCAGCCGCTGTTCACCGTCAGCGAGGACGGCTCGACCGTCGAGCCGCTGCTGGCCACCGGCTACGAGGTCAGCGAGGACCAGCTGACCTACACGATCACGCTGCGCGACGACGTCACCTTCTCCAACGGCGACCCGCTGACCGCCGAGGACGTGAAGTTCTCCCTCGACGAGAACACCGCCACCGGCGCCGACGGCTGGGGCTTCGTCAACGCCGCCATCGACACCGTCGAGGCCGTGGACGACCAGACCGTCTCGATCACCGTGAAGTACCCCTGGGCCCCGCTGATCGCCGACCTGTCGATCTTCGCCAACGCGATCATCCCGGCCGACTACGACGGCCAGACCGCCGAGCAGTTCTACGAGGCCCCGGTCGGCACCGGCCCCTTCGTCTGGGACGAGTGGCAGCGCGGGCAGTACCTGACGCTCACCGCCAACGACTCCTACTGGGGCGAGGACGGCCCCTACCTGGACAGCGTGACCTGGACCGTCGTCCCGGACGCCAACACCCGCAAGCTGCAGCTGCAGGGCGGCCAGATCGACATCGACGACACCCCGGACTGGTCCAGCTTCGAGTCGCTGTCCACCACCCCGGGCGTCACGGCGACCGCGTTCCCGTCCACCCGGATGGACTACATCGCCTTCAACCAGCAGGTGGAGCCCTTCCAGGACGTCCACGTGCGCCGGGCTATCGCCTTCGCCATCGACCGCGAGTCGATGGTCGACGCCGTCCTCTACGGCAACGGCGAGCCGGCCAACTCCCTGCTGAGCCCGGGCACCCCGTACTACGACGAGAGCGTCGAGGGCCCGACCTTCGACCTGGACGAGGCCCGTGCGGAGATGGCGCAGTCCAGCGTCCCGGACGGCTTCTCCACCAGCCTGCTCATCGCCTCCGGTGACCCCAACCAGGCCTCGGTCGCCCAGATCATGCAGTCCCAGCTCGCCGAGCTCGGGATCGACATGGAGATCCGCCAGCTCGAGCCGACCGCCAACAAGCAGGCCCGGCTGGCCTCGGACTTCGACATGACGATCTCCGCCTGGACCATGGACATCCCGGACCCCGACCAGTGGACCTCCTTCGCGGTGGACCCCGAGGGCGGCTCGCACTCCGCCTTCACCTACTGGGACGACCCGGCCGTGATCGAGCTCAACCAGCAGGCGCAGCGCGAGATCGACGAGGGCACCCGCCAGGACCTGTACACCCAGATCCAGGAGCAGGCCGGCGAGAGCGCCTTCCTCGCCTACCTCTACTACTCGCCCTACGCCTACGCGATGACCGACGCCGTCCAGGGCTTCCAGGTCACGCCGCTGGGCAACTACCCGCTCGCCGAGGTCTACAAGACCGAGTGA